Below is a genomic region from Zea mays cultivar B73 chromosome 9, Zm-B73-REFERENCE-NAM-5.0, whole genome shotgun sequence.
ATGAGTTTGaaacataacaggtaaaccagaCTACATTGTTTTAAAAATAATCGACAAAATAGTCTTCGATAGTTTTAAAAATAATCGATAGTTTCTGCAAATCAATAACTGATATTCTCTTTGAGTAAGAAAAAAAAGCGCTAGCTCTGCACTAGGGAGTTTCAGTTAGGCACAACCACACTACATTGAGTATCATCCTGTATGTGTAGCTCGATGTAATGCAATCAATAACTGATAATCTCTTTGAGTAAGCTTATTTTCAGTTTTGTTTTAAGTATGGGTGTTTTTGAAGAGACCTTCACTACATAAAGGGAAAAAAGAAACTGTTGATTGGAAAGAACTGCACATATTGATGTCTTCTAATCTGTTTTATGAACAGATTTGAAGCAAACAACCATAtctttcccttttctcatccccaTATTTGGTGATATGGAGATGTCCATACAACACCCCTCTTTGGTAGGCTGTTATTGTTATTTGAGCATGTGCGCCAGTTAAACCTTGTCAATATGGCAGCCATATGGATACTACATTTGATGAATGGAGGTTCCTTGTCTAATGTATCACATGAGGTTTATTTCTTGTGCTACAGCTATTTTGTGAATGAACTGAAACACATAATCTTAGTGCATATGTAACCATTGTCATGTATTAATGATAAATTTGTGACTTGATGTATTGAAGACAACATTATGATGCATTTCTGCACTGATATTCTTACAGTAAATAAGATCAAGGAACCTATATTGTGTACCATGTAATATCATTTTTAACAGTTTGATGAGGAAGTACTACTACTATTACAATTGATGCTTCAGTTCTACGACTTCTTTCAAACCAAGCGTCCACACATATCTTGAGGTATGTTTCTGATCTGAAGTACTTATTTACAACTTCTCTCACTTGTCATCTATGTACCATGTATGTTTCTGAAATTACATGAACAGTAATGTTTTTTTTGGAAGACACAGCATACCTTTAATTATTCAGCTACTGTACAATGTACAAATTCTTAATTTACTGCTAGGCAAATCAATGCTCTCAACCATTTCAACTTCTGTTGCCATGAGATGAGAGAACTGAAATGATAGTCTCATTGTTAGTACTTTAACTGTGCTGTTCTATGGATCCTTCATCCTTCACTATCTAGCAGTCAATATGCTTCAGTTCAAATTGTTTGCATTTTCTTTCCTTTGTTGGTCTGACATGTAAAACTTTATGCTGCAGCATTCTCACTGGGCTTCTGTCCTTCATGGTAAGTTGTTCCTTGCACCTCAGTACCTCACTATGAGTTAACCTTTCCAAAAAAGAATGTCTAGGTTTAGTCATAATTTCTAGCACACATATAAAATTTGGAAGATCAGTTGTTGCTCCAGGCTTAGTTGCTCAACATTGCAGCAAGCAATTCTTGGCATTTCCCTTGCCAGAACTTCCTTGTTTTAAGGTGTTTTCTCAATGTTGATAATTCTCATACTTGCAGATGGACGATGCACTGACAACTGGAAGCATCAAGACATCAGATGCAGAAAAGAGGCGTTTAGCAAAAGCTTCCCTTGCCTACAATTGTGAGAGGTAGATGCATTTCTCTGCAGGCTATTTCATTCTGACCATTTTCTTTTTGTAGAACTGTTAGAAACTACCCCCACAGGAACATAATGGTCATTAGCTTCTGAACAAGTAGTGTAGTGTTTATACCTTTACATGAAAGAAACAACTGAATTTTTGGTCGGTGTGCTCCGTTTTTAAGTGCAAACATTGATTGGAGTTCCTATGTAAAGTTGTTAAGTTACTATCATCACTTCATCTGCTTGAAGTCATGTTCTAAATACCCCACTTGTTCATTGTGGCAagtctgtgtggctcaatagttcAAGTGTTTGTCTTGCAGCAAAAACTGTCCGCACTTCAGGAAACTTTTCCCAGAGTATGTTGAGAAGTACAATCAACAGCTACAATTGGAGAACACTGCTGCAGAGCCGGTGCCTCAGGAGAATCCTGCACCTGCTCCATCCCCTGCTGCCCAGCAAGCCCCGACCGTGGCCAATAGGGCACAACCACTGGCGGAGGCGCGCCGTGACAAGAACCAGAAGAAGGCGGTGCCCTTCTGGATGGTGCTGGTCATGTTTTCAGTTTTCGGGGCTGTGATGGCGTTGCCCCTAATGCAACTTTGACAATAATAAAGACAATAAGAACGTGTGATGCCAGGGCCGTAATTTTGTATAGTTTTCTATTGGTTTGTCTGAGTGACTCAGTTGGTCCCCTAGACTACCTACCACCTCGGAGTCGTATTGATGAACCTGTGATGGTATATCTGAAGAACTTTTGTTCTCAGTTCTCACTCTTGAGTTGCAGCGCCAGAAGGTCGTTCatttttgctttctgtttccgaaATCGTATACTTAATTTTTTTTGTTGCCTCCCAGTTCGTCTTTGTGATGTGTGCTGACTTCAAGGTTGAGTTCGCATTTTCACATCCTCTTTCCAAGTGCGTTTGTTCCTTCGAATTTACGGCATGGTGATGCCTTCGCAATCTCTGCCGACTTCTGTGTTGAAATTCAAGCTCTAGGAATAGAGCAGTCTTCGCCCTATCAATTTTATTTTGAAACTAGgtcagtacccgtgcgttgcaacgggaacatataatactatgataacttatatacaaaatgtgtcttatattgttataagaaaatatttcataattcatttgtgatcctagccatacataaattttgttattttaatttagttgtttcactactacattgccaACTATATTACCTACAGTATTCCTTTCTTGCACCATAACTGTTATATGATGTGGCTTTTTCCTAGGCATCATGCGCTTACATTTGCATAAGTCTGTGATGCATAATTTGTTTTTATCATTTGCTGCAGAGTGCAAAGACAAACCTGAACGTCGAGCAGGTTTTCTTTTCTATAGCAAGGGATATCAAACAGAGACTTTCAGAGACTGATTCCAAGCCTGAGGTGCGGTCCTTTGCAtagcgtgttgaacctttggcacgtcTGCTTTCTCTTCCACAGTTCCTTAGCTTACCTGTTTGCAGGATCGAACTATCAAGATCAAGGCTGAAGGGGAAGCTGATGCAGCAGAGGCGCAGAAATCAGCTTGCTGCGACTCTTGAACGGTTGTGGCCGCAGGATAGTTTCATAATTTTTTTTCTTTGCCAGCAAGTCTCTCCTTGTGCTTGAGCTATCACAATTGCTGTGGTTTGGACAAGTGGGTGTTACGTCAGAACTAATTACTTGCTATATTGCGGAAACCCTGCTCTTGATAACGACGATCACATATGCAACTGGGCGGGTGGGTGGTTTGATCTCGTGATGGCTACTGCTATGGCTGTAGAGTCATAGAGATGGCATTGGAGTTGTATGGTGCATGTTATTTAAAAAACATGAGGAAGTACTACTACATTACTGTTCATGTAATTTCACATCTTGATGATTTTGATATTTTCAGAAATAAGGATTTCTATGGTGCATGTTATTTAAAAAACAAGCCAACTATAGCTTGTGTGAGGTCATAGGTGCTTGCAATTATTGGAACTGGTCCATGCAAATCATTTTTGCTCAAAATCCAACTTGGCCAATCATTAGTAGGTCAAGTTATATTCATGAAACCTTTTGTTTGTTGTTTCTTTGCCTAAAAACATGCTTTCATTGGTTAGTTCATTATCCTGGAGCTGCAGAGGGACTTTATGTAGCATGATCCATGCTCAGGTATTGCGATTTTGGCAATTTCTGTAATGTAACATGGAATTGGTGAAGGTCCTTGGTCGAGTAATCACAATACTATTGATATTattcatattgattaaatttttATCATTGGTTCTCTTTGTTTGTTATATTATCTTGTGTCATCGATTAACAACTCTTTCACCGGACGTCTTGAGGTGACTTTAGTTTCTTGTCTTTTATATGTATCCTGACATAAAACCAGTGCTTATTTTCTATTCGTGCATGTGCAGGTGCTGTACTGTTTCTTAGAATTTTCCAGCAACTTCGATGGGAGGAATTTTGTTTGAGCTTGTGGGCCCAATTCATATCAGTCGCGACCCTGGGACTATCCCACGTCCTGCGGCGAGCTTGCAGCGCTGCTGCGCCTCGGATACGCGGACAAGTCACTACTTGGGACTATTTACACCCCTAAAAGGGAAACACACAGGTACTTGATATCCTCTCCTTATCCACTAGACCACAAATTGTTTTTGTTGTTTACCAGCAAAATCAAGGGGTTGTCTATTTCTTACAAACAGTTGAAGTTTCATATGGGAATAAACTGATAGTACACATGGGATTAGAAAATTTACACAATTAAATGCGTACAAGAAATAAGCATCTGGAATTTTTACCAAAAACATAGTGTGTTGGACATATATGCAACAATTTTTTTTGCTAAACATCTACACTAGATTCCATATGGAAGAGAAATGTGATAACCGCTATTGGCTATTTACGACACGTTTCATGCAAATATGTTAGCATATCTAATTTGTGTCTAATTTTTGTAGATGAAGTTGCTAAATCCAAGCAATCAATTGTCTCCACAAAAACAAAGAAGGTATGCCTGAAAGCAGATAAATGTTTCTTCTTCTCTAATTGTGTACTCTTTACCTGATTTACGTTACTCCCCACTTGTTATTTTTTGGCTATTGAAACCCACATTTTCTAATCTTTACAATTTAAGGAAATTCAATTTCAGAAACTTCAGAGATTGCCAGATGGGTGCCATCCTGATTTTGATAATGATCATCTGTGTTCTGTAAATAATCATGACCTGCTTCCTGAAATAAGTACTCCAAGTGTTGACCTTCATCTACTTCCTGAGACAGGTAAAACAATATGAAATTACAATTTGAAAGTAGTATTTTTGTTCTGTAGGAGTAGATATTACATTTTTCTAATAATTTCATTCTGAAGGAGTGGAAAACATGAGGACACCTAAAAGTCTTCACGCCGAACTTAAGCATGAGCTGTTAAAGCTAAATACGGTGTTAAAGCTACCAGTATGTATAATCCTCCTGCTAGCTTTTTCCCTCCCTCTCTGCTCCTATTGTTGCATTTAGTGTCCTTCTGATATCATTATTTGTGGAAGTATCTGATCCTCTGGTTCTGAACTATTTTTTCATTATTCACAACTGCAGGATAATGTACTCTTTCTGGCCAACCAGTTCCTTGAATATCTTTTAAATAATCATTTAGTTGTGCGGGAGCCACGGAGCATACTGCATGCGTTCAACATAGCCTTGGTAAGCTAGGCACCAACCGGTGTTACTTTGTTTGCTTTTACATTGAATTTACGAAATATGATAAATTTCTTTATTATTTGTTTCAGTGTTGGCGTGCTGCTTCTTTTCTGAAATACACTGAGTTGAATCGTCGAGAATCACTTGCCCTTGCTTCAGATGGATTGAATTATGAATGCAATGAGGCTCCATCATAGGCAGGCTTATAGGTTCGTAGTATCGTTAGGACGGGCATCTtactataacaatataagacacattttgtatatataacacatgtgcatatataagttatcgagatattatatgtctctgttgcaacgcacgggcactgatcTATAAAAGTATAACATACATTTGTACATAGTTTATCGTGGTTTTAtacgttcccgttgcaacgcacgggcactctccTATAAGTATACGGGATAGGAAGGAGCGTGAAGTTCTAAACAAAACCGAACAGGTGCTTGACGGCTCCTATCTTGCGAAACATGATAGGGATCCTCTTGCATGGACGACAAAGATAACATTAATTAATTAAAAACTATAAGATTGATTAAGCTAAAGTAAACGCTCAACATCCACAAACAAGTATTGTAGTGCCGTGCACTTTAATACGCAAACGCTCCCACTGCTCACCTCCGCCTGCAATTCATAACACCTCGTGCAAATTCACCCCCTATCAAAAAACGTGCTGAAGTAAAAAAAGGCTCATATGATTCATCATCATCGACTGATCAGTTTTCATAACTACAGTGAAATTGTAGGCTCATGCTACACTATATGTGATAGCATCATCGCTTGGTCATTCACACAAGTGGAAATTGGATTTGCGAGAGCAGTAA
It encodes:
- the LOC118471897 gene encoding helicase protein MOM1-like, encoding MGGILFELVGPIHISRDPGTIPRPAASLQRCCASDTRTSHYLGLFTPLKGKHTDEVAKSKQSIVSTKTKKEIQFQKLQRLPDGCHPDFDNDHLCSVNNHDLLPEISTPSVDLHLLPETGVENMRTPKSLHAELKHELLKLNTVLKLPDNVLFLANQFLEYLLNNHLVVREPRSILHAFNIALCWRAASFLKYTELNRRESLALASDGLNYECNEAPS